The sequence CCGCGGGGATGGTCGGTCGATCAGGCCGCTCGCCTGAGACTGCTTCTTGCCGTCGGCGACGGCGAACGCTTGCATCGCCTGCTCGAGCGATTGTTCGTGACCGCCGACGTTGGCGAACTCGTCGCGTTTTATCGCGGTCTGCCGCTGTTTCCCTGCCCCGATCTTTACCTTTCCCGCGCGAGCGAGGGGGCTCGCTCGAACATGAAGGCGGTGTTCGAAGCGGTGGCGCATCGCAACCCCTATCCGGCGGAGCAGTTTTCCCAGGCGACGTGGAATCAACTGATCTTGAAAGCCCTTTTTGTCGGTAGCGCGCTCGCTCCGATCCAGGGAATCGATTCGCGCGCGAACGCGGACCTCGCGGTCATGCTGTGCGATTACGCTCACGAGCGCTGGGCGGCGGGGCGGGAGGTTAGCCCGGAGCTATGGCGCTGCGTCGGTCCCCATGCCGAGGGCGGTGCCATCGAGGATCTGCAGCGCGTGCTGAAGGCGGGCACGGCGCAGGAGCGAACGGCAGCGGCCCTGGCGCTCGCCGCGTGCCCGCGCCCGCAGGCGGCGGCGGTTCTCGACAACGAGGCGGAGCTCGCGGCGCTCGTCCGGGCCGGAAGGATCGGCTGGAACGATGTCGTCGCCTGAGGCTGCCGCGCATGATCAGGTTCCCAGCGGATTGACCCGCTTTGGGCAAGTCCGGCGTGTTCCCAGTGGCCAGACGTCCGCGAGCGTGATGCTGGTCTTTTGCAACCGCGTGCCGCTGCGGCAATCCGGCGAGGCAGTCAGGAACGAGGCATGACGCACTACATCGATCCGCACATCCACATGAGCGTGCGCACGACGAGCGATTACGAGGCGATGGCGGCGGCGGGGATCGTTGCCGTCATCGAGCCGGCCTTCTGGATCGGCCAGCCGCGCACATCCGCGGGTTCCTACGTCGATTATCTTTCCGCGCTGGTCGGATGGGAGCGGTTTCGCGCCGCCCAGTTCGGCATCCGCCATTACTGCGCCATCGGCCTCAACAGCAAGGAGGCGAACAACCCGGCACTGGCCGAGGAGGTCATGGACATCCTGCCGCGCTACCTGCTCAAGGAGGGCGTCGTTGCCGTCGGCGAGATCGGCTACGACGAGCAGACCGAGGCCGAGGACCGCTATCTTCGTGCTCAGATCGACCTTGCCCGTGAGCTCGACATGCTGGTCATGGTGCACACGCCGCACCGCGACAAGAAGCGGGGGACGTCCCGGACGATGGACGTCTGCGTCGAGCACGCAGTGAGCCCGGCACGGGTGGTCATCGATCACAACAACGAGGAGACCGTGCGCGAGGTGCTCGATCGCGGTTTTTGGGCCGGCTTTACCATCTACCCCAAGACGAAGATGGGCAGCGAGCGGATGGTCGAGATCGTGCGCAAGTACGGCGCGGAGCGGATCATCGTCGATTCCAGCGCCGACTGGGGGGTCTCCGATCCGCTGGCGGTGCCGAAGACGGCGACGCTGATGCGCCAGCGGGGCATCGCCGACGCCGATGTCGTGCGCGTCTGCTACGCCAACGCGCTTGCCGCCTACGGGCAGAGCGGCCAGATGGGTGAGGACGACTGGCTCAGCCCGCAGCCGATCGATCAGAGAATCCTGTTC is a genomic window of Rhodospirillales bacterium containing:
- a CDS encoding EboA domain-containing protein — its product is MAAGDLQTHGPGTAAAALLGSWLDRQLPVDSASWLREAIERIVAGGADKDLFLVVSLVPRRIGKQDLILDDADVAAASARRPGWDPRGWSVDQAARLRLLLAVGDGERLHRLLERLFVTADVGELVAFYRGLPLFPCPDLYLSRASEGARSNMKAVFEAVAHRNPYPAEQFSQATWNQLILKALFVGSALAPIQGIDSRANADLAVMLCDYAHERWAAGREVSPELWRCVGPHAEGGAIEDLQRVLKAGTAQERTAAALALAACPRPQAAAVLDNEAELAALVRAGRIGWNDVVA
- a CDS encoding TatD family hydrolase, encoding MTHYIDPHIHMSVRTTSDYEAMAAAGIVAVIEPAFWIGQPRTSAGSYVDYLSALVGWERFRAAQFGIRHYCAIGLNSKEANNPALAEEVMDILPRYLLKEGVVAVGEIGYDEQTEAEDRYLRAQIDLARELDMLVMVHTPHRDKKRGTSRTMDVCVEHAVSPARVVIDHNNEETVREVLDRGFWAGFTIYPKTKMGSERMVEIVRKYGAERIIVDSSADWGVSDPLAVPKTATLMRQRGIADADVVRVCYANALAAYGQSGQMGEDDWLSPQPIDQRILFEGNTVLRGQTPRVDDTIVE